One Bartonella sp. TP genomic window carries:
- the yegQ gene encoding tRNA 5-hydroxyuridine modification protein YegQ, producing the protein MSSHKIVELLSPAGTIKAMQYAFAYGADAVYAGQPRYSLRVRNNEFDHVNLAKAIEYAHGLGKKIYVVVNIAPHNDKLKTFVEDIATIVAMSPDALIMSDPGLIMLVRQHFPQVEIHLSVQANAVNWATVKFWRDFGLTRVILSRELSLKEIEDIRINVPEIELEVFVHGALCMAYSGRCLLSGYINHRDANQGTCTNACRWKYDVKQGQENLLGEIVEDARGCGCDVQTDTVAPTLGEGASTSDVFIIKDPQRPDNTMSAFEDEHGTYIMNSKDLRAVQYVNNLVDMGVHSLKIEGRTKSHYYVARTAQVYRRAIDDAVAGRPFNPQLMSELEALANRGYTEGFLQRHKHKEYQNYLIGTSHYGSRQFVGEFGQESKGDKRQVIVKNRFSVGDELELMGPQGNKYFTLKAMENKKGVATDVAPGDGHIVYLTVPESIMPESLDYCLLMRCERT; encoded by the coding sequence ATGTCCTCACATAAAATAGTTGAGTTGCTTTCCCCTGCTGGTACTATAAAGGCTATGCAATATGCTTTTGCTTATGGAGCAGATGCAGTTTATGCGGGGCAGCCGCGATACAGTTTACGTGTGCGCAATAATGAATTCGATCATGTTAATTTGGCTAAGGCTATTGAGTATGCTCATGGCTTAGGAAAAAAGATTTATGTGGTGGTTAATATTGCGCCACATAATGACAAACTTAAGACTTTTGTAGAAGATATCGCTACTATAGTGGCCATGTCGCCTGATGCTTTGATAATGTCCGACCCGGGATTAATTATGCTAGTGCGTCAGCATTTTCCACAGGTGGAGATTCACCTTTCTGTGCAAGCAAATGCGGTAAATTGGGCTACGGTGAAGTTTTGGCGAGACTTTGGCTTAACACGTGTGATTTTATCTCGTGAGTTATCTTTGAAAGAAATTGAAGATATAAGAATTAACGTGCCAGAGATAGAGTTAGAGGTATTTGTTCACGGTGCTTTGTGCATGGCTTATTCAGGGCGTTGCTTGTTATCTGGCTATATTAACCACCGTGATGCGAATCAAGGTACTTGTACTAACGCGTGTCGTTGGAAATATGATGTAAAGCAAGGCCAAGAAAACTTACTCGGCGAGATCGTTGAAGATGCGCGGGGCTGTGGCTGTGATGTGCAAACAGATACTGTAGCTCCTACACTGGGTGAAGGTGCAAGTACTAGTGATGTATTTATTATAAAAGACCCGCAAAGACCTGATAATACTATGTCTGCTTTTGAAGATGAGCATGGTACATATATTATGAATTCAAAAGATTTGCGTGCGGTGCAATATGTTAATAATCTCGTAGATATGGGCGTTCATTCGTTAAAAATAGAAGGGCGTACGAAATCGCATTATTATGTCGCTCGTACAGCTCAAGTCTATAGAAGGGCGATTGATGACGCTGTAGCTGGACGTCCATTTAATCCGCAATTAATGTCTGAATTAGAAGCTTTGGCTAATCGTGGTTATACCGAGGGCTTTTTGCAAAGGCATAAGCATAAAGAGTATCAGAATTATTTAATTGGCACCTCTCATTATGGATCTAGACAGTTTGTTGGGGAGTTTGGGCAAGAATCCAAGGGCGATAAAAGACAGGTCATTGTTAAAAATCGTTTTTCTGTAGGTGATGAATTAGAGCTTATGGGGCCGCAAGGAAATAAATATTTTACGCTAAAGGCTATGGAAAATAAAAAAGGTGTAGCTACGGATGTAGCTCCAGGAGATGGTCATATAGTTTACCTAACAGTGCCTGAATCTATAATGCCTGAATCTTTAGATTATTGCTTGCTTATGCGTTGTGAGCGCACATAA
- the brnQ gene encoding branched-chain amino acid transport system II carrier protein, which produces MKYLSIKDIIVLGMLNLALFVGAGNIIFPPYIGYMSGANLWSSAIGFLLTGVGLPVLAAIAMGPVEGSMDAITSPLGKKLGLAVILVCYLCTGPMGATPRAATIAYELAFKPFFHLGSYAWVFFLAYFGIIIAFALYPNKIFALVGQVLTPIKVVALLILCLSVFTFSADVSTNVAQGPYAVAPFSEGISQGYLTMDAFASMIFGIIMVNAIRSRGVTNHGLVIRYVAYAALIAGAGLIFIYFCLFLVGAKSTGLVHGDITNGTQIINPYVVYHCGVAGKILMSVLITIACIIAAIGISSSGSIFFNRIVGLKYRVMVFVINTVAFSLSTLGLTRLIAMSVPILLIIYPVFIILIIMSFFRNYVRSMPMVLGPACAVGLVCGFFDAFKSQGLEYLVPSVYTHLPFFAQGLAWITPCVTLVILGLAFDYYSNKLSRAKLS; this is translated from the coding sequence ATGAAATACTTAAGCATTAAAGATATTATAGTTTTGGGCATGCTAAATCTGGCGTTATTCGTTGGGGCTGGTAACATTATTTTTCCACCTTATATAGGCTATATGTCTGGTGCCAATTTATGGTCATCTGCTATAGGGTTTTTGCTAACTGGTGTTGGTCTGCCAGTGCTGGCAGCTATAGCAATGGGTCCAGTTGAAGGTTCAATGGACGCAATAACTAGTCCTTTAGGCAAAAAACTCGGGTTAGCAGTAATTTTAGTATGCTATCTTTGTACCGGGCCAATGGGGGCTACTCCACGTGCTGCTACTATAGCGTATGAACTTGCGTTTAAACCATTTTTTCACCTAGGATCATACGCTTGGGTATTCTTCTTGGCATATTTTGGCATTATAATTGCTTTTGCTCTATATCCTAATAAGATATTTGCTTTGGTTGGTCAGGTGTTGACGCCTATAAAGGTTGTAGCCTTGCTGATCTTATGTCTTAGTGTATTTACTTTTTCTGCAGATGTCTCTACTAACGTAGCGCAAGGACCATACGCAGTTGCACCTTTTTCTGAGGGGATAAGTCAAGGATATTTGACCATGGACGCTTTTGCCTCCATGATATTTGGTATTATAATGGTGAATGCGATTAGATCTCGTGGTGTAACCAATCATGGGCTGGTTATTCGCTATGTAGCGTACGCTGCTTTGATAGCTGGTGCAGGCCTAATATTTATATATTTCTGTTTATTTTTAGTTGGCGCAAAAAGTACTGGATTAGTGCATGGAGATATTACCAATGGAACACAAATAATTAATCCATATGTTGTGTATCATTGCGGTGTTGCAGGTAAGATTTTGATGTCAGTTTTGATTACTATTGCATGCATTATTGCTGCTATAGGTATCAGTAGCTCTGGAAGCATTTTCTTTAATCGTATTGTCGGGCTTAAATATCGAGTAATGGTATTTGTCATTAATACTGTTGCTTTCTCGTTATCTACTTTGGGGCTTACCAGGTTGATAGCTATGTCGGTGCCTATATTGCTAATAATATACCCTGTTTTTATTATTTTAATAATCATGTCATTTTTTCGTAATTATGTACGGTCTATGCCTATGGTTCTTGGACCAGCTTGTGCAGTTGGACTCGTCTGTGGTTTTTTTGACGCCTTCAAAAGCCAAGGTCTTGAGTATTTAGTGCCTTCAGTTTATACGCATTTGCCTTTCTTTGCACAAGGTCTTGCTTGGATCACACCTTGTGTTACTCTGGTAATTCTAGGCTTGGCGTTTGATTATTACTCTAATAAATTATCTCGTGCTAAGCTAAGCTAG
- the pgi gene encoding glucose-6-phosphate isomerase has translation MLYLDANKNKNIKLRDKHSFDKTLQKLKIYSKKHDLLNLKELFANDAKRFQKFSCCREGVLVDFSKMPIDKKSLELLLDLAQAAKVEERRDLMFSGEKINFTENREVLHIALRLPHTYSFSLNGENISAEVHSTLSRMEDFSTDILEKNYLGYTGKPIIDVVNIGIGGSDLGPRMAYRALRPYRKGVKCHFVSNIDAADIADCLAELNPETTLFVITSKTFTTTETLANANWAKQWLQKILPSSSVKQHFIAVTANLERAQAFGIDPKNCFPFWDWVGGRYSLWSAVGLPLMLAIGSKNFYQLLNGAHDMDCHFLKAPFRENLPLILGTIDYYKRVVLGFSNTAIVAYEQRLEFLPAYLQQLCMESNGKGVNLFGQLLETPSGSIIWGATGTNGQHAFFQLLHQGPDIVPVEFIVFAKGHEKDDLSKRHHNILLANCLAQSEALLNGRSTDNSENGFVKYFSGNRPSISIAFEQLTPYNLGQLLAMWEHRVFVEGVLLDINSFDQWGVELGKELAKELLMRIEIGRDSNFSALSSKSEAGFINQGLLDFLQKFNV, from the coding sequence ATGCTTTATTTAGATGCAAATAAGAATAAAAATATAAAGTTGCGCGATAAACATAGCTTCGATAAAACTTTACAAAAACTTAAAATATATAGCAAGAAACATGATCTGCTAAATCTAAAGGAGTTATTTGCAAATGATGCTAAGAGGTTTCAAAAGTTTTCTTGTTGTAGAGAAGGTGTTTTAGTAGATTTTTCTAAAATGCCTATAGACAAAAAAAGCTTAGAGTTATTGCTAGACTTAGCGCAAGCAGCCAAGGTGGAGGAAAGGCGTGATTTGATGTTCTCAGGTGAAAAAATAAATTTCACTGAAAACAGAGAGGTTTTGCATATTGCTCTGCGGTTACCTCATACTTATAGTTTTTCTCTAAATGGTGAAAATATAAGTGCTGAAGTGCATAGTACTTTAAGCAGAATGGAAGATTTTTCTACAGATATTTTAGAAAAAAATTACCTTGGTTATACTGGTAAACCAATTATCGATGTAGTTAATATAGGTATTGGTGGGTCCGATTTGGGGCCAAGAATGGCTTATCGCGCTTTACGTCCGTATAGAAAAGGAGTTAAGTGTCATTTTGTTTCGAATATTGATGCGGCTGACATTGCAGATTGTTTAGCTGAGTTGAATCCGGAAACAACACTTTTTGTTATTACCTCAAAAACCTTTACTACTACAGAGACGTTAGCTAATGCTAATTGGGCAAAACAATGGTTGCAAAAAATATTGCCTAGCAGTTCGGTAAAGCAACATTTTATAGCGGTTACTGCTAATTTAGAGCGGGCGCAGGCTTTTGGTATAGATCCGAAAAATTGTTTTCCCTTTTGGGATTGGGTTGGTGGCCGTTATTCTTTATGGAGCGCTGTTGGTTTGCCCCTTATGTTAGCTATTGGAAGCAAAAATTTTTATCAATTATTAAATGGGGCTCACGATATGGACTGTCATTTTTTGAAGGCTCCTTTTCGTGAAAATCTGCCGTTAATATTGGGGACTATAGATTATTATAAAAGAGTAGTTTTAGGCTTTTCAAATACAGCCATAGTGGCTTATGAGCAAAGGTTAGAGTTTTTACCCGCTTATTTACAACAATTATGCATGGAATCAAATGGTAAGGGGGTTAATTTGTTCGGTCAGCTTCTTGAAACGCCTAGCGGAAGCATAATATGGGGAGCAACTGGTACAAATGGACAACATGCGTTTTTTCAGCTTTTACATCAGGGCCCGGATATTGTGCCTGTTGAGTTCATTGTTTTTGCAAAGGGACATGAAAAAGACGATTTGAGCAAGCGGCATCACAATATATTACTTGCTAACTGTTTAGCGCAAAGTGAAGCATTATTAAATGGGCGGAGCACGGATAATTCAGAAAATGGTTTTGTTAAATATTTTAGCGGTAATCGTCCTTCAATATCTATTGCATTTGAACAATTAACACCGTATAATTTGGGGCAATTACTGGCTATGTGGGAACATCGTGTGTTCGTAGAAGGAGTGTTATTAGACATTAATTCATTTGATCAATGGGGTGTAGAGTTAGGAAAAGAATTGGCTAAGGAGTTATTAATGCGTATAGAGATTGGCCGGGATTCTAATTTTTCAGCACTAAGTTCAAAAAGCGAAGCAGGGTTTATTAATCAAGGTTTGCTTGATTTTTTGCAAAAATTTAATGTATAA